The following coding sequences lie in one Chitinispirillales bacterium ANBcel5 genomic window:
- a CDS encoding DNA-formamidopyrimidine glycosylase family protein yields MPELPDVEVFRRIVEKTALKKKITDLQVLNSKILETSTPNDFKKAFLNKSFSSVIRHGKHLFLGTESIFLHMHFGMTGYVKYCKSDNPFQAYDRAALLFDNHYKLVFVNKRLLGKIGMCRDVREYLNEHNIGVDALSLGKNTFNQIIEKKRVNIKQTLMDQKVIAGIGNIYSDEILYQAKINPFLVASELTDAQKGKLFNEMKKVLNAAIKADAKLENLPATYILKNRKKGAVCKRCGTNINSEKVSGRTAYYCSKCQDVN; encoded by the coding sequence ATGCCAGAACTACCTGATGTAGAGGTTTTTAGAAGAATCGTAGAAAAAACCGCTCTTAAAAAAAAGATCACCGATCTGCAGGTACTTAACAGCAAGATCTTAGAAACGAGTACCCCAAATGATTTTAAAAAAGCTTTTTTGAACAAATCCTTCTCTTCTGTTATTCGACACGGAAAGCACTTGTTCTTAGGCACAGAATCAATCTTTTTACATATGCATTTTGGAATGACCGGTTACGTTAAATACTGTAAAAGTGATAATCCATTCCAGGCCTACGATAGAGCTGCATTATTGTTTGATAATCACTATAAACTAGTATTTGTTAACAAGAGGCTGCTTGGTAAAATTGGAATGTGTCGGGATGTTAGGGAATATTTGAATGAGCATAATATAGGAGTTGATGCCCTCTCTTTAGGAAAGAACACGTTTAATCAAATCATAGAAAAAAAGAGAGTAAACATAAAGCAAACGCTAATGGATCAAAAGGTAATCGCTGGAATTGGTAACATATACTCCGATGAGATTCTTTATCAGGCAAAAATTAATCCATTTTTGGTTGCATCTGAACTAACCGATGCACAAAAAGGGAAACTATTTAATGAGATGAAAAAGGTTCTCAACGCTGCAATAAAAGCTGATGCTAAGCTTGAAAACTTGCCTGCCACATATATTCTAAAAAACAGAAAAAAAGGCGCTGTTTGCAAAAGATGTGGCACAAATATTAATAGCGAGAAGGTTTCTGGAAGAACCGCTTACTACTGCTCTAAGTGTCAGGATGTGAACTGA
- the gnd gene encoding decarboxylating NADP(+)-dependent phosphogluconate dehydrogenase codes for MKADIGVIGLAVMGQNLILNINDKGFTVAVYNRTITKVDRFLNKEAKGRETIRGTYDIQQFCSMLKRPRKIMLMIKAGKAIDDFVEQLLPFLTPGDVIIDGGNSFFGDTIRRTYYLRDKGINFVGTGISGGEEGARHGPSIMPGGEYEAWPLIKDIFQSICAHTPQGQPCCNWVGSDGAGHYVKMVHNGIEYGDMQLISEAYSLMNGLLKLSHSQMADIFDKWNSTELQSYLIEITARIMQHKDNDGKVLLEKILDKAGQKGTGKWTSVNSLDINVPVTLITEAVYARILSSLKAERVKAAGFFETSEFDFTGDVDSFISDIKDALLASKIISYAQGFMLLKAAAKTYSWKLDFGDIALMWREGCIIRSSFLGKINDAFQNNPALESLLFDPYFSTIIKSAQQSWRKVVSTAFNAGISVPAFASALTFFDSYRSAKLPSNLIQAQRDYFGAHTYERTDAPEGQFFHTNWTGTGGDTSAGSYQV; via the coding sequence ATGAAGGCAGATATAGGTGTAATCGGCTTGGCTGTGATGGGACAGAACCTTATATTGAATATAAATGATAAAGGGTTTACGGTTGCTGTTTACAATAGAACGATCACTAAAGTCGATCGCTTTCTAAATAAAGAAGCAAAAGGACGAGAAACCATTCGGGGCACCTATGATATACAACAGTTCTGCTCAATGCTGAAAAGACCCCGCAAAATAATGCTTATGATAAAAGCAGGCAAAGCAATTGATGATTTTGTAGAGCAACTTTTGCCCTTTCTTACCCCCGGTGATGTAATTATTGATGGTGGTAACAGCTTTTTTGGTGATACAATCAGACGTACCTACTATCTTAGGGATAAGGGGATCAACTTTGTTGGAACAGGAATCAGTGGTGGGGAGGAGGGGGCAAGGCACGGCCCTTCGATTATGCCTGGTGGGGAGTATGAGGCCTGGCCTCTGATTAAAGATATTTTTCAATCAATTTGTGCACATACACCACAAGGGCAACCATGCTGTAACTGGGTAGGATCAGATGGTGCCGGTCATTATGTCAAAATGGTTCATAATGGAATAGAGTATGGAGATATGCAGCTTATTAGTGAAGCATATAGTTTGATGAATGGCCTCCTTAAGCTCTCTCATTCCCAAATGGCCGACATCTTCGATAAATGGAACTCCACAGAGCTTCAAAGTTATCTTATTGAAATAACTGCCAGGATCATGCAACACAAAGACAATGATGGAAAAGTACTACTTGAGAAAATTTTAGATAAAGCCGGGCAGAAAGGAACAGGTAAATGGACGAGTGTAAATTCTTTGGATATAAATGTTCCTGTTACTCTTATTACAGAGGCTGTTTACGCCAGAATTCTTTCTTCGCTAAAAGCCGAGCGGGTAAAAGCAGCAGGTTTTTTTGAGACATCAGAATTCGATTTCACTGGTGATGTTGATTCATTTATCAGTGATATTAAAGATGCACTCCTGGCCTCAAAGATAATCTCTTATGCACAAGGGTTTATGCTTCTTAAAGCAGCAGCAAAGACCTACTCATGGAAGCTAGATTTTGGTGACATCGCTTTGATGTGGCGTGAGGGGTGTATTATAAGAAGTAGCTTTTTGGGGAAAATCAACGACGCCTTTCAAAATAACCCTGCGCTTGAGAGTCTTCTTTTTGACCCTTATTTCTCAACCATTATCAAATCAGCTCAACAATCATGGAGAAAAGTTGTTTCAACCGCTTTTAACGCCGGTATTTCAGTACCTGCTTTTGCTTCCGCACTCACTTTCTTTGATTCCTACCGATCTGCGAAATTGCCTTCTAATCTCATACAGGCTCAGAGGGACTATTTTGGGGCACATACTTATGAGCGTACTGATGCGCCGGAGGGGCAGTTTTTTCACACTAACTGGACCGGTACTGGGGGAGATACTTCTGCCGGATCATATCAGGTATAA
- a CDS encoding gluconokinase: protein MVYIIMGVTASGKTTVGKLLSSRLGCNFYDGDSLHPPNNIKKMRTGIALNDKDRQPWLERIAHLVSENVKLKKDAVIACSALKKRYRDIIRGQNLCLVLFVYLYGSYELILKRSTLRTEHFMPSSLVESQFKDLEEPEDALTVSSETKPEEIVEKIIDYSSNNCDIKRAKE from the coding sequence ATGGTTTATATAATTATGGGTGTAACAGCGAGCGGCAAGACAACTGTAGGGAAATTACTATCCAGCAGACTTGGGTGTAATTTTTATGATGGCGATTCTCTTCACCCTCCAAACAATATAAAAAAAATGAGAACAGGAATTGCTCTAAATGATAAAGATCGTCAACCATGGCTTGAGCGCATTGCACATTTGGTCAGTGAGAATGTAAAACTGAAAAAAGATGCTGTAATTGCCTGTTCGGCATTAAAGAAGCGCTACAGGGATATCATACGAGGCCAAAATCTTTGCTTAGTACTTTTCGTTTATCTGTATGGATCTTATGAGCTCATTTTGAAACGTAGTACATTACGTACTGAGCATTTTATGCCTTCATCTTTGGTTGAAAGCCAGTTTAAGGATCTGGAAGAACCTGAAGATGCCCTGACAGTATCTTCTGAAACAAAACCAGAAGAGATTGTAGAAAAAATTATTGATTATTCATCTAACAATTGCGATATAAAACGAGCTAAGGAGTGA